TCAAATCGGCACAAGGTGGAGTTTTTCCATAATGTGAGCAAGGCTCCAGGCTTACATAGATCGTGGAACGTTTCAATAAAGATTCATCTTTAACGGAACGAATGGCATTGACTTCGGCATGTGCCTCTCCACAACGAATGTGGTAACCTTCACCGATAATACGCCCATCACATACGATAACAGCCCCTACCATCGGATTGGGAGCAACATTGCATAACCCGTTCCCAGCGAGCTCAATGCAGCGTCTCATGTATTTTTCTTCTTCCATTTTGATGCTCTTCGCTATATTATTCTTACTTTTGCACTCCGAAATTGTAAATATATGAATCGTATCACCAATTACATCCGCCAGTCCTTGCAGGATATTTATCCGCCGGAAGAGGTCAAAGCTCTTACTATGTTGATCTGTTGCGACATGTTATGTTTGGATGCGCTTGATATTTACCTCGGCAAAGATATGATTTTATCCGAATGCAAAGAGCGTGAATTAGAAAACATTATATTCCGTTTACAGAAAAATGAACCGATACAGTACATTCGTGGTTTTGCGGAGTTTGATGGAAGAAGATTCAAAGTAGCTCCCGGTGTACTGATTCCACGTCCTGAAACGATGGAACTGGTCGATTTGGTGGCTCGGGAGAATGCGAATGCCTGTCGCTTATTAGATATAGGTACGGGAAGCGGATGCATTGCAATTTCTTTGGATAAGAAATTACCGGATGCAAAAGTGGAAGCTTGGGATATTTCGGAAGATGCGTTGGCAATTGCCCGTGAGAATAATAAGGAATTGGCAGCAGACGTCACGTTTCTGCAAAGA
The DNA window shown above is from Bacteroides faecium and carries:
- the prmC gene encoding peptide chain release factor N(5)-glutamine methyltransferase yields the protein MNRITNYIRQSLQDIYPPEEVKALTMLICCDMLCLDALDIYLGKDMILSECKERELENIIFRLQKNEPIQYIRGFAEFDGRRFKVAPGVLIPRPETMELVDLVARENANACRLLDIGTGSGCIAISLDKKLPDAKVEAWDISEDALAIARENNKELAADVTFLQRNVLSNDWGKTPSFDVIVSNPPYVTEAEKKEMDANVLDWEPELALFVPDDDPLRFYRRIADLGRELLLPGGKLYFEINQAYGRETAHILEMNQYHDVRVIRDIFGKDRIVTANR